One Hypomesus transpacificus isolate Combined female chromosome 21, fHypTra1, whole genome shotgun sequence genomic region harbors:
- the odad3 gene encoding coiled-coil domain-containing protein 151 — MPFSAEAIKPPLHDQILELQRKIQLLEGDRSAYYESSQSTIKKNRESILQLRQENKRLHKKLADTLAGDEQVIKDAFQSRGMETAAFRNMSGKTALTVLDQKVCDKRKRLNALKHTTQTCRRRLEGLQLQYQSIKLESSRGPQPDAQRQEEEAKSEGEAGEEHPQKNLRVLENRLEKAQLKCQEAEHIMRGYLKLKAHLQEESLTFQSQLDRLEAEILTQRQELRDLQVMNSDAHLSKDTAKAELLRQEELVYRERKERESILTSYKKQAEERKAQAERVERRAQRPGMQPDELSSETQRSVTGVGEEERAISTFEEAFRRIKEATGVTDTRDIVERFTSQGDTQKHLENLKEENERTLQRLKEERDRLQEHFQTMKYSGEAKLSSRQQVLEERERHLLAEQQRCEAARERLDWLTRTLGTVRAGVEHLADKLQHVQLDASAAPPPSPGGEEEVVELLARTERKLLMLQDELQGKDLVQVMKEMEEEEFHASIEGKLPQYNTRIKLPQDQKQDPYDEEEESGDDEGDIITRAALKRQSQLIIDSKTKRKTRTKKKKGKH, encoded by the exons ATGCCGTTCAGCGCTGAAGCCATAAAACCGCCTCtccatgatcaaatattggaGCTACAAAGGAAAATTCAATTGCTTG agggagacagaagcgCATACTACGAGAGTTCCCAGTCCACGATCAAGAAGAACAGAGAGTCCATTCTGCAACTGAGGCAGGAAAACAAAAGACTTCATAAGAAGTTGGCAGACACTCTTGCT GGGGACGAGCAAGTGATTAAAGATGCTTTTCAGAGTAGAGGCATGGAAACAGCTGCCTTCCGGAATATGTCGGGGAAG ACAGCTCTCACTGTGCTCGACCAGAAGGTTTGCGACAAGAGGAAACGCCTCAACGCCCTCAAACACACCACCCAGACCTGCCGCCGGCGCCTGGAGGGGCTGCAGCTGCAGTACCAGAGCATAAAGCTAGAGAGCAGCAGAGGGCCGCAACCCGACGCgcagagacaagaggaggaggccaag AGTGAAGGGGAGGCTGGCGAGGAGCATCCCCAAAAG AACTTGCGGGTGCTGGAGAACCGTCTGGAGAAAGCCCAGCTCAAGTGTCAGGAGGCAGAACACATCATGAGGGGCTACTTGAAGCTCAAAGCCCACCTGCAG GAGGAGAGCTTGACCTTCCAGTCCCAGCTGGACCGGCTGGAAGCTGAGATCCTGACCCAGAGACAGGAGCTGCGGGACCTACAGGTCATGAACAGCGACGCCCACCTGTCCAAGGACACGGCCAAG GCTGAGCTGCTGCGCCAGGAGGAGCTGGTGTaccgggagaggaaggagagagagagcatcctCACCAGCTACAAGAAGCAGGCGGAGGAGCGCAAGGCCCAGGccgagagggtggagagacgg GCCCAGCGGCCGGGCATGCAGCCAGACGAGCTGAGCAGCGAGACCCAGCGCAGTGTCaccggggtgggggaggaggagagggccatcTCCACCTTCGAGGAGGCCTTCCGACGCATCAAGGAGGCCACGGGAGTCACCGACACACGG gacATAGTGGAGCGTTTCACCTCCCAGGGAGACACCCAGAAGCACCTGGAGAACCTGAAAGAGGAGAACGAGAGAACGCTGCAGCgtctgaaggaggagagagaccgcCTGCAGGAACACTTCCAGACCATGAAGTACTCTGGGGAGGCCAAACTCTCcag CCGTCAGCAGGTGCTGGAGGAGCGCGAGCGCCACCTCCTGGCGGAGCAGCAGAGGTGCGAGGCGGCCAGGGAGCGTCTGGACTGGCTGACCCGCACCCTCGGCACGGTGCGCGCCGGCGTGGAGCACCTCGCCGACAAGCTGCAGCACGTCCAGCTG GACGCGAGCGCGGCCCCTCCTCCGTCCCCTGGcggtgaggaggaggtggtggagctgctggCCCGGACGGAGAGGAAGCTGCTGATGCTGCAGGACGAGCTGCAGGGCAAGGACCTGGTCCAGGTcatgaaggagatggaggaggaggag ttcCATGCCAGCATTGAGGGAAAGCTGCCACAGTACAACACACGCATCAAGCTGCCCCAGGACCAGAAACAGGATCCATACGACG aagaggaggagagcggcGACGACGAGGGTGACATCATCACCCGCGCCGCGCTCAAGCGCCAGTCTCAGCTCATCATTGACTCCAAGACCAAGAGAAAGACCCGgaccaagaagaagaaggggaaACACTGA
- the rgl3a gene encoding ral guanine nucleotide dissociation stimulator-like 1 isoform X1 produces the protein MRSTLALCGGGGGGGEGGGERGLRARVGRMKRLLCLRPVHRVDVQTDMEPGVWLRSFQLLDPEGHSEDPVQEWGEEVEEGAVFGITLRREPTSPDTPTDSASPGDVHPSVFSFVQYHTVKVRRLKAATLERLVCHLLDAEHQEGDYARVFLSTYRTFTCPNTLIELLFQRDDVMANLDNNVCSRSTLLPVIRLWLEEFGEDFREPPQYHALRLVIVHLRHRLCFRRLALSAEALLKRLQAEDHSTCQATLKETGDCQQPKEEEGLGETDTKEEEPQDWMDFPEKEVAEQLTRFDAELFARVSPFQCLGCVWSQRDKKENRRVAPTVRATIAQFNAVTNRVITSLLCPSPPAPSAAPSSSSSSSAHFPPSSPSPGSPRRPHTSPAHRARVIERWIGVAQECRQLKNFSSLKAILSALQSNAVYRLKKTWAAVGRESMATFELLCETFPDENYVLTNREILLEDGSQATEETTSKTPKICPLSKQVTCSSGIVPYLGTYLTVLTMLDTALTDTVEGGLIHFEKRRREFEILSQIRQLQASCSQYSLPQREHISSWLQAHTLLSDQESYELSRYLEPPVDPCPSSPCSWSHRLLTKKLTSLLSVNDSSSRRTHADQMSVSSSGSSGSEMEDLSSAPQPSPLRLKLQSLSGSLHDVAEDFSSSSSSSSSSSSTSSSPTPSTSSCSSLQADLSSSTFSSSTALSPEPSTSSSSSPQPSLPVYNRQVADSCIVRVSVEFSNDCNVYKSILLTSQDHTPQVIQRALEKHNLQGVSCHDFSLSQLLSPDKELQIPDKANVFYAMCTQANYDFVLRQRWRSHSRHPFTSSPSSSPGALARVRHGK, from the exons ATGCGCTCTACCCTGGccctgtgtggtggtggtggtggtggaggagaaggaggaggagagcgaggtcTCAGGGCCCGGGTGGGCCGGATGAAGAGGCTGCTGTGCCTGAGGCCTGTCCATCGCGTGGACGTGCAGACGGACATGGAGCCTGGCGTGTGGCTGAGGAGCTTCCAGCTGCTGGACCCCGAGGGACACTCCGAG GACCCAGTGCAGGAGTGGGGCGAGGAGGTCGAGGAGGGCGCCGTGTTCGGCATTACCCTGCGGCGGGAGCCCACCTCGCCGGACACCCCGACAGACTCCGCCTCTCCCGGCGACGTGCACCCCTCCGTCTTCAGCTTCGTCCAGTACCACACTGTGAAG GTGCGCCGGCTCAAGGCTGCCACCCTGGAGCGTCTGGTCTGCCACCTGCTGGACGCCGAGCACCAGGAGGGCGACTACGCCCGCGTCTTCCTGTCCACCTACCGGACCTTCACCTGCCCCAACACCCTCATCGAGCTGCTCTTCCAGAg AGATGACGTGATGGCCAACCTGGACAACAACGTCTGCTCCAGGAG CACGCTGCTGCCAGTGATCCGGCTGTGGCTGGAGGAGTTTGGGGAGGACTTCCGCGAGCCGCCCCAGTACCACGCCCTGCGGCTGGTCATCGTCCACCTGCGCCACCGCCTCTGCTTCCGACGCCTGGCCTTGTCGGCAGAGGCCCTGCTCAAGAGGCTCCAGGCTGAGG ATCACAGCACCTGCCAGGCGACGTTGAAGGAGACCGGTGACTGTCAACAgccgaaggaggaggagggactaGGAGAGACGGACACCAAGGAGGAGGAGCCACAGGACTGGATGGACTTCCCAGAGAAGGAGGTGGCCGAGCAGCTGACGAGATTCGACGCC GAGTTGTTTGCGAGGGTGTCGCCGTTCCAGTGCCTGGGCTGCGTCTGGTCCCAGCGGGACAAGAAGGAGAACCGCCGCGTGGCGCCCACCGTCCGCGCCACCATCGCCCAGTTCAACGCCGTCACCAACCGCGTCATCACCTCGctgctctgcccctccccccccgcgcCCTCCGCCGCCCCCTCgtcgtcgtcctcctcctccgcccacttcccgccctcctccccctccccgggcTCGCCCCGCCGCCCCCACACTAGCCCCGCCCACAGGGCCCGGGTCATCGAGAGATGGATCGGCGTGGCGCAG GAGTGCCGACAGCTGAAGAACTTCTCGTCCCTGAAGGCCATCCTGTCAGCGCTGCAGTCCAACGCCGTGTACCGCCTCAAGAAGACCTGGGCAGCCGTCGGCAG GGAGTCCATGGCCACGTTCGAGCTGCTGTGCGAGACCTTCCCTGATGAGAACTACGTGCTGACCAACAGGGAGATCCTGCTGGAG GACGGGAGCCAGGCCACAGAGGAGACAACCTCCAAAACGCCCAAAATCTGCCCGCTGTCCAAGCAAGTG ACGTGCAGCAGTGGCATCGTTCCCTACCTGGGGACCTACCTGACCGTGCTCACCATGCTGGACACGGCCCTCACAGACACCGTGGAG GGAGGCCTCATCCACTTTGAGAAGCGCAGAAGG GAGTTTGAGATCCTGTCCCAGATCCGCCAGCTGCAGGCCTCCTGCTCCCAGTACAGCCTGCCCCAGCGTGAACACATCTCCTCCTGGCTACAGGCTCACACCCTGCTCTCCGaccaggagag TTATGAGCTGTCTCGGTACCTGGAGCCCCCGGTGGACCCCTGCCccagctccccctgctcctggagccACCGCCTGCTCACCAAGAAGCTCACCTC gtTGCTGTCCGTCAACGACAGCTCCAGCAGGAGGACGCACGCCGACCAGATGAGCGTGTCGTCCTCGGGCTCCAGCGGCTCCGAGATGGAAGACCTGTCCtccgccccccagccctcccctctcaggcTCAAACTCCAG TCCCTGTCAGGCTCCCTGCATGACGTGGCTGAGGACTTCTCctcgtcgtcctcctcgtcctcttcctcctcgtccacgTCCTCCTCCCcaactccctccacctcctcctgcagctccttGCAGGCCGacctcagctcctccaccttctcctcctccacggcGCTGAGTCCAgagccctccacctcctcctcctcctccccccaacccTCGCTGCCTGTCTACAACAGGCAGGTGGCCGACTCCTGCATCGTCCGGGTCAGTGTGGAGTTCAGTAACGACTGCAACGTCTACAAGAGCATCCTG cTGACCAGCCAGGACCACACTCCCCAGGTGATCCAGCGGGCCCTGGAGAAGCACAACCTGCAGGGCGTCAGTTGCCACGACTTCAGCCTCAGCCAACTGCTGTCCCCCGACAAAG AACTCCAGATTCCCGACAAGGCCAACGTGTTCTACGCCATGTGCACCCAGGCCAACTACGATTTTGTCCTGCGCCAGCGCTGGAGGAGCCACAGCCGTcaccccttcacctcctccccctcctccagccccgggGCTCTGGCCAGGGTGCGCCACGGCAAGTAG
- the rgl3a gene encoding ral guanine nucleotide dissociation stimulator-like 1 isoform X2: MGKWNLTMDPVQEWGEEVEEGAVFGITLRREPTSPDTPTDSASPGDVHPSVFSFVQYHTVKVRRLKAATLERLVCHLLDAEHQEGDYARVFLSTYRTFTCPNTLIELLFQRDDVMANLDNNVCSRSTLLPVIRLWLEEFGEDFREPPQYHALRLVIVHLRHRLCFRRLALSAEALLKRLQAEDHSTCQATLKETGDCQQPKEEEGLGETDTKEEEPQDWMDFPEKEVAEQLTRFDAELFARVSPFQCLGCVWSQRDKKENRRVAPTVRATIAQFNAVTNRVITSLLCPSPPAPSAAPSSSSSSSAHFPPSSPSPGSPRRPHTSPAHRARVIERWIGVAQECRQLKNFSSLKAILSALQSNAVYRLKKTWAAVGRESMATFELLCETFPDENYVLTNREILLEDGSQATEETTSKTPKICPLSKQVTCSSGIVPYLGTYLTVLTMLDTALTDTVEGGLIHFEKRRREFEILSQIRQLQASCSQYSLPQREHISSWLQAHTLLSDQESYELSRYLEPPVDPCPSSPCSWSHRLLTKKLTSLLSVNDSSSRRTHADQMSVSSSGSSGSEMEDLSSAPQPSPLRLKLQSLSGSLHDVAEDFSSSSSSSSSSSSTSSSPTPSTSSCSSLQADLSSSTFSSSTALSPEPSTSSSSSPQPSLPVYNRQVADSCIVRVSVEFSNDCNVYKSILLTSQDHTPQVIQRALEKHNLQGVSCHDFSLSQLLSPDKELQIPDKANVFYAMCTQANYDFVLRQRWRSHSRHPFTSSPSSSPGALARVRHGK; this comes from the exons ATGGGGAAATGGAACCTAACAATG GACCCAGTGCAGGAGTGGGGCGAGGAGGTCGAGGAGGGCGCCGTGTTCGGCATTACCCTGCGGCGGGAGCCCACCTCGCCGGACACCCCGACAGACTCCGCCTCTCCCGGCGACGTGCACCCCTCCGTCTTCAGCTTCGTCCAGTACCACACTGTGAAG GTGCGCCGGCTCAAGGCTGCCACCCTGGAGCGTCTGGTCTGCCACCTGCTGGACGCCGAGCACCAGGAGGGCGACTACGCCCGCGTCTTCCTGTCCACCTACCGGACCTTCACCTGCCCCAACACCCTCATCGAGCTGCTCTTCCAGAg AGATGACGTGATGGCCAACCTGGACAACAACGTCTGCTCCAGGAG CACGCTGCTGCCAGTGATCCGGCTGTGGCTGGAGGAGTTTGGGGAGGACTTCCGCGAGCCGCCCCAGTACCACGCCCTGCGGCTGGTCATCGTCCACCTGCGCCACCGCCTCTGCTTCCGACGCCTGGCCTTGTCGGCAGAGGCCCTGCTCAAGAGGCTCCAGGCTGAGG ATCACAGCACCTGCCAGGCGACGTTGAAGGAGACCGGTGACTGTCAACAgccgaaggaggaggagggactaGGAGAGACGGACACCAAGGAGGAGGAGCCACAGGACTGGATGGACTTCCCAGAGAAGGAGGTGGCCGAGCAGCTGACGAGATTCGACGCC GAGTTGTTTGCGAGGGTGTCGCCGTTCCAGTGCCTGGGCTGCGTCTGGTCCCAGCGGGACAAGAAGGAGAACCGCCGCGTGGCGCCCACCGTCCGCGCCACCATCGCCCAGTTCAACGCCGTCACCAACCGCGTCATCACCTCGctgctctgcccctccccccccgcgcCCTCCGCCGCCCCCTCgtcgtcgtcctcctcctccgcccacttcccgccctcctccccctccccgggcTCGCCCCGCCGCCCCCACACTAGCCCCGCCCACAGGGCCCGGGTCATCGAGAGATGGATCGGCGTGGCGCAG GAGTGCCGACAGCTGAAGAACTTCTCGTCCCTGAAGGCCATCCTGTCAGCGCTGCAGTCCAACGCCGTGTACCGCCTCAAGAAGACCTGGGCAGCCGTCGGCAG GGAGTCCATGGCCACGTTCGAGCTGCTGTGCGAGACCTTCCCTGATGAGAACTACGTGCTGACCAACAGGGAGATCCTGCTGGAG GACGGGAGCCAGGCCACAGAGGAGACAACCTCCAAAACGCCCAAAATCTGCCCGCTGTCCAAGCAAGTG ACGTGCAGCAGTGGCATCGTTCCCTACCTGGGGACCTACCTGACCGTGCTCACCATGCTGGACACGGCCCTCACAGACACCGTGGAG GGAGGCCTCATCCACTTTGAGAAGCGCAGAAGG GAGTTTGAGATCCTGTCCCAGATCCGCCAGCTGCAGGCCTCCTGCTCCCAGTACAGCCTGCCCCAGCGTGAACACATCTCCTCCTGGCTACAGGCTCACACCCTGCTCTCCGaccaggagag TTATGAGCTGTCTCGGTACCTGGAGCCCCCGGTGGACCCCTGCCccagctccccctgctcctggagccACCGCCTGCTCACCAAGAAGCTCACCTC gtTGCTGTCCGTCAACGACAGCTCCAGCAGGAGGACGCACGCCGACCAGATGAGCGTGTCGTCCTCGGGCTCCAGCGGCTCCGAGATGGAAGACCTGTCCtccgccccccagccctcccctctcaggcTCAAACTCCAG TCCCTGTCAGGCTCCCTGCATGACGTGGCTGAGGACTTCTCctcgtcgtcctcctcgtcctcttcctcctcgtccacgTCCTCCTCCCcaactccctccacctcctcctgcagctccttGCAGGCCGacctcagctcctccaccttctcctcctccacggcGCTGAGTCCAgagccctccacctcctcctcctcctccccccaacccTCGCTGCCTGTCTACAACAGGCAGGTGGCCGACTCCTGCATCGTCCGGGTCAGTGTGGAGTTCAGTAACGACTGCAACGTCTACAAGAGCATCCTG cTGACCAGCCAGGACCACACTCCCCAGGTGATCCAGCGGGCCCTGGAGAAGCACAACCTGCAGGGCGTCAGTTGCCACGACTTCAGCCTCAGCCAACTGCTGTCCCCCGACAAAG AACTCCAGATTCCCGACAAGGCCAACGTGTTCTACGCCATGTGCACCCAGGCCAACTACGATTTTGTCCTGCGCCAGCGCTGGAGGAGCCACAGCCGTcaccccttcacctcctccccctcctccagccccgggGCTCTGGCCAGGGTGCGCCACGGCAAGTAG